One uncultured Caproiciproducens sp. DNA segment encodes these proteins:
- a CDS encoding aminotransferase class I/II-fold pyridoxal phosphate-dependent enzyme, with amino-acid sequence MIDYQSALNDEVKQLKPSGIRRFFDIANEMDNVISLSIGEPDFSTPWHVRQEGIKSLEDGKTWYSPNRGFIELREEICKWLKRRYRIEYEPKTDVVVTVGGSEAIDLCIRCLINPGEEVLIPEPSFVCYWPLTEMAGGVPITIETKQEDKFRLTAKALREKITPKSKLLILPFPNNPTGAVMRRRDLEEIAEVVVENNLLVLSDEIYSELTYGDTRHVSFAAIEGMKERTVVVNGFSKAFAMTGWRLGYAVGPKEIIGQMTKLHQYGIMSAPTMAQYAAIEAMKNGDSDIDYMREQYDMRRRLIVDGFNSMGLTCFEPEGAFYVFPSIKSTGMTSQEFCEKLIYTEHVAVVPGDAFGICGEGYLRVSYSYSIKHITEALSRIGHFLKTL; translated from the coding sequence GTGATTGATTACCAGTCCGCGCTTAATGATGAGGTAAAGCAACTGAAGCCGTCCGGTATCCGCCGCTTTTTTGATATTGCAAACGAAATGGATAATGTGATTTCCCTGTCCATCGGTGAGCCGGATTTTTCCACACCGTGGCATGTCCGGCAGGAGGGGATTAAATCACTGGAGGACGGTAAAACATGGTACTCGCCGAACCGCGGCTTTATAGAGCTGAGAGAAGAAATCTGCAAATGGCTGAAACGCCGTTATCGTATAGAATATGAACCGAAAACAGATGTCGTTGTAACCGTGGGGGGCAGTGAGGCAATTGATCTGTGTATCCGCTGCCTGATCAATCCCGGTGAAGAAGTGCTGATTCCGGAACCGAGCTTTGTCTGCTATTGGCCTCTGACTGAAATGGCCGGCGGCGTGCCGATTACTATTGAAACAAAGCAGGAAGATAAATTTCGTCTGACTGCCAAAGCTTTGCGTGAAAAAATTACACCCAAATCCAAATTACTGATTCTTCCGTTTCCAAATAATCCGACCGGTGCCGTCATGCGCCGCCGTGATTTGGAGGAAATAGCTGAAGTTGTTGTAGAAAACAATCTGTTGGTTCTTTCGGATGAAATATACAGTGAACTGACTTACGGCGATACCCGTCATGTTTCTTTCGCAGCGATTGAAGGAATGAAAGAGCGCACCGTAGTAGTGAACGGCTTTTCCAAAGCGTTTGCAATGACGGGCTGGCGTCTTGGCTACGCTGTCGGGCCGAAGGAAATCATCGGGCAGATGACAAAGCTTCATCAGTACGGCATTATGAGTGCGCCGACCATGGCGCAGTATGCTGCGATTGAGGCAATGAAGAACGGTGACAGCGATATTGACTACATGCGTGAACAGTATGATATGCGCCGCCGGCTGATTGTTGACGGATTCAATTCCATGGGGCTGACCTGTTTTGAACCGGAAGGTGCATTTTATGTGTTTCCCAGTATCAAAAGTACGGGAATGACTTCACAGGAATTTTGTGAAAAACTGATTTACACTGAGCATGTCGCTGTTGTACCGGGCGATGCCTTCGGAATTTGCGGAGAGGGTTATCTGCGTGTTTCGTATTCTTATTCCATTAAACATATAACCGAGGCGCTGTCGCGTATCGGACATTTTCTGAAGACTCTGTAA
- a CDS encoding Lrp/AsnC family transcriptional regulator translates to MDRLLNLLDENARLTTDQLAVMLDKTADEVANAIADYEKQGVIRGYKALINWEKIDENKASALIELRVSPKRDRGFDEIANRIMQFDEVESVYLMSGGYDLAVKVHGKSMQEIAMFVMRRLSTLDSVLSTATHFILTRYKDGGIILNSEDEKDDRRSVLCD, encoded by the coding sequence ATGGATCGTTTATTAAACCTTTTGGACGAAAATGCACGTCTGACCACCGACCAGCTGGCCGTCATGTTGGATAAGACAGCCGATGAGGTCGCAAATGCCATCGCCGATTATGAAAAACAGGGAGTGATCAGAGGCTATAAAGCACTGATTAACTGGGAAAAAATTGATGAGAATAAAGCCAGCGCACTGATAGAGCTCCGCGTATCACCAAAGCGCGACCGCGGCTTTGACGAAATAGCCAACCGTATTATGCAGTTTGACGAGGTTGAGAGTGTCTATCTCATGTCAGGCGGCTACGACCTTGCGGTGAAAGTACACGGAAAGAGCATGCAGGAAATTGCCATGTTTGTCATGCGCCGGCTTTCCACACTAGACTCCGTTCTGTCGACAGCCACTCACTTCATTTTGACGCGTTACAAGGACGGCGGCATCATCCTCAACTCCGAAGACGAAAAGGACGATAGAAGGAGTGTTCTGTGTGATTGA
- a CDS encoding histidinol-phosphatase HisJ family protein, translating into MKYQYISDSHVHSDCSRDANDPTMMMCESACRLGLYSITMTDHCECNLYKTEDYDRSIRQSYFEARKAGAVFHSRLNVYAGVEIGQPMQDKSAADDVLSACDFDFVLASVHNVKNELDFYDIDYKHADINDTMHRYFDEILEMISWGKFDSLAHLTYPWRYIVGEHNIKMDVDQYKDEIDKVLKALIQHHKALEVNTSGLRQKIGKTMPDLPTLIRYRELGGKLVTVGSDAHRWADVGGGVEQGLSLLFTAGFHHFAVYHHHVPKILPIE; encoded by the coding sequence ATGAAATATCAATATATATCCGACAGCCATGTCCATTCGGACTGTTCACGTGACGCCAATGATCCGACCATGATGATGTGTGAAAGTGCGTGCCGTCTTGGGCTTTATTCCATAACAATGACAGACCACTGTGAGTGTAACCTGTACAAAACAGAAGACTATGACAGGAGCATTCGGCAGTCTTATTTTGAAGCCCGCAAGGCGGGCGCTGTTTTTCACAGCCGTCTGAATGTGTACGCCGGTGTGGAAATCGGACAGCCCATGCAGGATAAATCAGCCGCTGACGATGTTCTTTCAGCCTGTGACTTCGATTTTGTGCTTGCTTCCGTTCACAATGTTAAAAATGAATTGGATTTCTATGATATAGATTACAAACATGCAGATATTAATGACACGATGCACCGCTATTTTGATGAAATCCTAGAAATGATTTCATGGGGGAAATTCGATTCGCTTGCTCACCTTACATACCCATGGCGGTATATCGTCGGCGAGCACAATATAAAGATGGACGTTGATCAATATAAAGATGAAATTGACAAAGTATTGAAAGCACTGATTCAACATCATAAAGCGCTGGAAGTGAACACTTCCGGACTTCGCCAGAAGATTGGCAAAACCATGCCGGATTTGCCGACGTTGATCCGTTACCGCGAACTCGGCGGCAAGCTGGTTACGGTTGGGTCGGATGCGCACCGCTGGGCGGATGTCGGCGGCGGGGTGGAGCAGGGACTCAGCCTTTTGTTTACGGCGGGTTTCCACCATTTTGCAGTCTATCATCATCATGTGCCTAAAATTTTACCAATAGAATAA
- a CDS encoding ACT domain-containing protein, which produces MRAVITVIGKDMVGILARVSTICADNGVNVVEVTQSILQDLFAMIMMVDITKSTIPFNELSDKLTAIGSDMNLTVHVMHEDIFNSMHRI; this is translated from the coding sequence ATGCGTGCTGTAATCACAGTAATCGGCAAAGATATGGTTGGGATACTCGCGAGAGTTTCAACCATCTGTGCGGATAACGGAGTGAACGTCGTCGAAGTGACGCAGTCTATTTTGCAGGATTTGTTCGCCATGATTATGATGGTCGATATTACCAAATCCACCATTCCTTTCAACGAGCTGTCTGACAAGCTCACGGCAATCGGCAGTGATATGAACCTTACCGTTCATGTTATGCACGAGGATATCTTTAATTCGATGCACCGGATATAA
- a CDS encoding PFL family protein, translating to MVNSHDILETINMIDNENLDVRTITMGISLLDCVDSDIDKSCDKIYDKICRYAGNLVKTGEDISKEYGIPIIHKRIAVTPIAMIAAACPGKNPVHFAKALDRAAKSTGVNFIGGYSSLVHKGFAPGDYALIKSIPEALSETELVCSSVNIGTTKAGINMDAVAKMGKVIREVAEATADRDCIGAAKLVVFCNAPEDNPFMAGAFHGAGEPDCVINVGVSGPGVVRAALAKAGDCDITGVADIIKKTAFKITRMGQLVAQEASRRLYVPFGIVDLSLAPTPAVGDSVAYILEEMGLECCGAHGTTAALALLNDAVKKGGIMASSHVGGLSGAFIPVTEDAGMIHAARCGALSITKLEAMTAVCSVGLDMIAIPGDTPAEIISAIIADEAAIGMVNSKTTAVRLIPAIGKKAGDELNFGGLLGGGPVMEVNRYSPLKFIQRGGRIPAPIHSLKN from the coding sequence ATGGTAAACTCTCATGATATACTGGAAACCATTAACATGATTGATAATGAAAACCTGGATGTGCGTACCATTACAATGGGTATTTCACTTCTGGACTGTGTAGATTCGGACATTGACAAATCGTGTGATAAAATCTACGATAAAATTTGCCGTTATGCGGGTAATTTAGTAAAAACCGGCGAAGATATCAGTAAGGAATACGGCATTCCGATTATCCATAAGCGAATAGCCGTCACTCCCATTGCGATGATTGCGGCCGCATGCCCCGGAAAAAACCCGGTGCATTTCGCCAAGGCCCTTGACCGCGCTGCCAAGTCAACCGGTGTAAACTTCATCGGCGGTTATTCCTCACTGGTTCACAAGGGTTTTGCACCCGGCGATTATGCGCTGATTAAAAGCATTCCGGAGGCGCTGAGTGAAACCGAACTCGTCTGCTCCTCCGTCAATATCGGAACAACCAAAGCCGGCATCAATATGGATGCCGTCGCAAAGATGGGAAAGGTCATCCGCGAAGTGGCGGAGGCCACCGCTGACCGTGACTGTATCGGTGCGGCGAAACTGGTCGTATTCTGCAACGCGCCGGAGGACAATCCGTTTATGGCGGGCGCATTCCATGGTGCCGGCGAGCCGGACTGCGTTATTAACGTAGGGGTTTCCGGCCCGGGCGTTGTCCGCGCGGCGCTGGCGAAAGCCGGTGACTGCGATATTACAGGCGTAGCGGATATTATTAAGAAAACGGCATTTAAAATCACGCGGATGGGTCAGCTTGTCGCACAGGAGGCTTCGCGCAGGCTGTATGTGCCGTTCGGCATTGTTGACCTTTCGCTTGCACCGACTCCTGCCGTCGGTGATTCCGTAGCGTACATTCTTGAGGAAATGGGACTGGAGTGCTGCGGCGCGCATGGTACAACTGCGGCGCTTGCTCTTCTGAACGACGCTGTCAAAAAAGGCGGCATCATGGCGTCTTCTCATGTAGGCGGCCTTTCCGGAGCGTTCATTCCGGTTACAGAAGACGCAGGCATGATTCACGCCGCAAGATGCGGTGCGCTGAGCATTACAAAACTGGAGGCAATGACGGCTGTGTGTTCCGTGGGTCTGGATATGATAGCAATTCCGGGCGACACGCCCGCTGAAATCATCTCGGCCATTATTGCGGATGAAGCCGCCATCGGCATGGTGAATTCTAAAACAACCGCCGTACGCCTGATCCCGGCAATCGGTAAAAAAGCCGGTGACGAACTCAATTTCGGCGGACTTCTCGGCGGCGGCCCCGTCATGGAGGTCAATCGTTATTCGCCTCTAAAATTCATCCAGCGCGGCGGGCGAATTCCTGCGCCGATACACAGTTTGAAAAATTAG
- a CDS encoding V-type ATPase subunit — MLSTLSSNAILSKARAMYGRRLTKQNYKELLACQSVGEVATYLKTQTIYGKALAGIDENNVHRSQLEAKLKQKLFEDYASLCRYEISVGEHFSRYLITRSEIEQILHSILLLEAGTPEDYLFSLPMYLTRHTHINLTALSQVKSFDDLLNALSHTPYQKLLEGFKPIEGIPINFTGIENVLYTYLYNNVFDVINRYTHGETAKQLHEIFNSYIDLINYARVIRLKISYNAGPDFIRSSLLPFGSINRRILNEMINADSADKVTELMEQTAIGKHFLKIEHSYAGEIPDRVKYMTCRHDIHFSTHPSVVMISYTFIMQTELTDIITIVEGIRYKLPPEEIAKYLIVFNFSERSD; from the coding sequence ATGCTTTCCACCCTATCTTCCAATGCAATTTTGTCAAAAGCACGCGCTATGTATGGAAGACGCCTTACGAAACAGAATTACAAGGAACTTCTAGCATGCCAGAGCGTTGGAGAAGTCGCCACTTATCTGAAAACGCAGACGATATACGGCAAAGCGCTTGCAGGTATTGATGAAAACAACGTTCACCGCAGTCAACTCGAAGCAAAATTGAAGCAAAAGCTTTTTGAAGACTATGCTTCACTTTGCAGATATGAAATATCTGTGGGTGAACATTTTTCGCGGTATTTGATTACGCGCAGCGAAATCGAACAGATTTTACACAGTATTCTTTTGCTTGAAGCCGGCACACCGGAGGACTATCTGTTTTCTTTACCAATGTATTTGACCCGGCACACACACATTAATCTGACGGCTCTCAGCCAAGTTAAGAGCTTCGATGATCTGCTGAATGCACTCAGCCATACGCCGTATCAAAAGCTGCTGGAAGGATTCAAGCCTATTGAAGGAATTCCAATCAATTTTACCGGGATTGAAAACGTCCTTTACACGTATTTATACAACAACGTTTTTGACGTAATCAACCGGTATACTCACGGGGAAACCGCAAAACAGCTTCATGAAATTTTCAATTCGTACATTGACCTGATCAATTACGCCCGCGTTATCCGTCTGAAAATTTCCTACAACGCCGGCCCCGATTTCATCCGCAGTTCCCTTCTGCCGTTCGGCAGCATTAACAGGCGTATTTTGAATGAAATGATTAATGCAGACAGTGCGGATAAAGTGACCGAGCTGATGGAGCAGACCGCCATCGGCAAGCATTTTCTTAAAATAGAGCACAGTTATGCCGGTGAAATCCCCGATCGTGTAAAATATATGACATGTAGGCACGATATTCATTTTTCAACACATCCGTCGGTCGTGATGATTTCGTATACCTTTATCATGCAGACTGAACTGACAGATATTATTACTATAGTCGAGGGTATCAGATACAAATTACCTCCTGAAGAGATCGCAAAATATCTAATTGTTTTCAATTTCAGTGAAAGGAGTGATTGA
- a CDS encoding V-type ATPase 116kDa subunit family protein, whose product MAVLKVKVVSIIGRMADLDQATTLCGKSCVFHPDNALSFYSDTSDFSPLNEENPYSEPLQQLADVLAASKKKLGLLSADEVSKIKIGRDELNSYVDFISSSFSELQKERTDAQLNIQDYTKEIEKISHFVGLELDLDAIHACKYIKVRFGSLPKESYEKLKSYKQNPYIVFFPSTSDATHYWGVYFSPIDMVSEVDRIFSSLYFERTRLIELTGSPELGVETLRSKRDVEINRIKRVDDRFEALWKKEKPMCQQVYSWLTEQAVYFGIRHYAARYNDNFILTGWIPADKEEYFKKELDKVESLNYTFEGAEDELLHSPPVKLKNKKIFKPFEFFVDMYGLPSYDEVDPTPFVAITYFLLFGIMFGDLGQGICVSILGYLMWKMKKMKLGKILVSCGISSSVFGIIFGSAFGFENALDLFYKTFFGLDQKPVSVMEPATTNIIIYSAVGIGVSLVLIAMLINIYSSLKRKHYENALFSQNGVAGFVFYGSIVAGFGGQAIFGWNIVNLAYVLCFIILPMLVIMFREVLGGLVEHRSDWKPESWGGYIVQEFFELFEFLLSYASNTISFLRVGAFVLVHAGMMMVVFTLADMTGGIGYVLVVIIGNVFVMALEGLLVGIQVLRLEFYEMFSRFFDGEGRPFNPVVVRKEQ is encoded by the coding sequence TTGGCCGTTTTAAAAGTTAAAGTGGTAAGTATTATAGGAAGAATGGCTGATTTAGATCAAGCCACCACATTGTGCGGAAAGTCATGTGTCTTTCATCCTGACAATGCACTGTCATTTTACTCTGACACGTCCGATTTTTCCCCGCTGAATGAAGAAAACCCTTACTCCGAGCCTTTGCAGCAGCTTGCCGATGTTTTGGCAGCTTCGAAAAAAAAGCTTGGACTTCTAAGTGCCGATGAAGTTTCTAAAATAAAAATCGGCCGCGATGAACTGAACTCCTATGTTGATTTTATATCGTCGTCTTTCAGCGAATTGCAGAAAGAACGTACGGATGCGCAGCTTAACATTCAGGATTACACCAAAGAGATAGAAAAAATCAGTCATTTTGTAGGTCTGGAATTGGACCTTGATGCAATTCATGCCTGCAAGTACATTAAGGTTCGATTCGGCTCTCTGCCAAAGGAAAGCTATGAAAAATTGAAATCTTATAAACAAAACCCATACATTGTTTTTTTTCCATCCACAAGCGATGCGACTCATTACTGGGGAGTTTATTTTTCACCTATCGATATGGTCAGCGAAGTTGACCGTATTTTCTCAAGCCTCTACTTTGAACGGACGCGCCTGATCGAACTGACTGGCAGCCCGGAATTAGGTGTTGAAACGCTCCGCAGCAAACGCGATGTCGAAATAAACCGCATTAAGCGTGTGGACGACCGGTTTGAAGCCCTTTGGAAAAAGGAAAAACCAATGTGTCAGCAAGTCTATTCCTGGCTGACAGAGCAGGCTGTCTATTTTGGAATCCGGCATTATGCAGCCCGATATAATGATAATTTTATCCTCACCGGCTGGATTCCGGCGGACAAGGAGGAGTATTTCAAAAAGGAACTTGACAAAGTGGAGTCCCTTAATTACACCTTTGAAGGAGCGGAGGACGAGCTTTTACACTCGCCGCCCGTCAAGTTAAAAAATAAAAAAATCTTCAAGCCCTTTGAATTCTTTGTAGACATGTATGGGCTTCCAAGTTATGACGAGGTTGATCCTACCCCCTTTGTTGCCATTACCTATTTTCTGCTGTTTGGCATTATGTTCGGCGATCTTGGTCAAGGGATTTGTGTGTCGATTCTAGGATACTTGATGTGGAAAATGAAGAAAATGAAGCTTGGCAAAATTTTGGTGTCCTGCGGAATTTCTTCGTCCGTGTTTGGAATCATCTTTGGCTCGGCATTCGGATTTGAGAACGCACTCGATTTGTTTTACAAAACCTTCTTTGGTTTGGATCAAAAACCGGTATCGGTGATGGAGCCTGCCACCACAAACATAATCATCTATTCCGCTGTTGGAATCGGCGTGTCACTTGTGCTGATTGCAATGCTAATTAATATCTACTCCTCACTGAAACGAAAACACTATGAAAATGCACTGTTTAGTCAAAATGGCGTCGCCGGTTTCGTTTTCTACGGTTCCATTGTAGCAGGGTTTGGCGGCCAGGCGATTTTTGGCTGGAATATTGTGAACTTGGCTTATGTGCTTTGTTTCATTATCCTCCCGATGCTGGTCATTATGTTCCGCGAGGTTCTCGGCGGGCTGGTTGAACACCGCTCGGACTGGAAGCCCGAAAGCTGGGGCGGTTACATTGTACAAGAGTTCTTTGAACTTTTTGAATTTTTGCTCAGTTACGCAAGTAACACCATCTCTTTCCTGCGTGTGGGTGCCTTTGTACTTGTGCACGCCGGTATGATGATGGTTGTATTTACACTGGCCGATATGACCGGTGGTATCGGATACGTTCTGGTTGTCATTATCGGCAATGTATTTGTTATGGCTTTGGAAGGTCTGCTCGTTGGTATTCAGGTGCTAAGACTTGAATTCTACGAGATGTTCAGCCGCTTCTTTGACGGCGAGGGCCGTCCCTTTAATCCTGTCGTTGTTCGTAAAGAGCAGTAA
- a CDS encoding ATP synthase subunit C, whose protein sequence is MNFVLICLPVVFLIVSVILSIRSVKNGKKTSSAVATQLMAFMAVCVLTFAIPVVASAASTTGQTATNSAVTQGAGAAATAVADSGKGLGLIAAALAVGIAGIGGGIAVAAAAPAAIGATSEDPKAFGKAIIFVALGEGIALYGLLISILILNKIQ, encoded by the coding sequence ATGAATTTTGTATTAATTTGCTTACCGGTTGTATTTTTAATTGTGTCCGTAATTCTTTCCATTCGTTCCGTTAAAAACGGTAAAAAGACCAGCAGCGCTGTTGCAACACAGCTTATGGCCTTCATGGCAGTCTGTGTTTTAACCTTTGCAATCCCGGTGGTAGCATCGGCTGCCTCAACAACGGGCCAAACAGCAACAAACTCAGCCGTTACGCAAGGAGCAGGAGCAGCAGCTACTGCTGTCGCTGACAGCGGAAAAGGTCTCGGCTTAATTGCAGCTGCTCTTGCAGTTGGTATTGCCGGTATCGGCGGCGGTATCGCTGTTGCCGCAGCTGCTCCTGCCGCTATTGGCGCAACAAGTGAAGACCCAAAGGCTTTTGGTAAAGCAATCATCTTTGTTGCACTTGGCGAAGGTATCGCTCTTTATGGCTTGCTGATTTCAATTCTAATTCTGAATAAGATTCAATAA
- a CDS encoding V-type ATP synthase subunit F has product MRFYLISDNVDTQVGLRLAGIDGVVVHETAEVQKALKEAMAMEDVAVILMTETLISLCFDMVYDLKLNQKRPLILEIPDRHGNGRTKDSITRYVREAIGLKI; this is encoded by the coding sequence ATGCGCTTTTACCTGATAAGCGATAATGTGGATACGCAGGTTGGACTGCGCTTGGCCGGAATTGACGGCGTTGTCGTTCACGAAACAGCCGAGGTGCAGAAAGCACTGAAAGAGGCAATGGCCATGGAAGATGTTGCCGTGATTCTGATGACGGAAACGCTGATTTCCCTTTGCTTCGACATGGTGTATGACTTAAAACTCAACCAAAAGCGCCCACTTATTTTGGAAATCCCGGACAGACACGGCAACGGCCGTACAAAGGATTCGATTACCCGTTATGTCCGTGAGGCGATCGGGCTCAAAATTTAA
- a CDS encoding V-type ATP synthase subunit E family protein yields MMAVNDDKMNKFYLAINHYAEEQRKKIEQEVAEFKQKELDEAEVDVLTEAYRLIQKEMVEMRNGISREMAQREMNARKDLLAKRQKVTAEVFERAKKALVDFTQKSDYTALLKKFASELSKTFTGPGTVLCIKKEDQNYQELIKEAFGSDCTFKISPDIHIGGIRAYNPEMGISADETLDSMLEDQREWFEENSGMAVV; encoded by the coding sequence ATGATGGCTGTTAATGACGACAAAATGAACAAATTCTATCTTGCGATCAATCATTATGCTGAGGAACAGCGTAAAAAGATTGAACAGGAAGTCGCGGAATTCAAGCAAAAGGAACTGGACGAGGCCGAGGTCGATGTTTTAACCGAAGCGTACCGCCTTATACAAAAGGAAATGGTGGAAATGCGTAACGGCATTTCACGTGAAATGGCTCAGCGTGAAATGAATGCCAGAAAAGACCTGCTGGCCAAACGGCAGAAAGTCACTGCCGAGGTTTTTGAGCGAGCCAAAAAAGCGCTTGTTGATTTCACACAAAAAAGCGATTATACCGCTCTGCTGAAGAAATTTGCATCCGAGCTTTCAAAAACCTTTACCGGGCCCGGCACGGTTCTGTGCATTAAAAAAGAAGATCAAAACTACCAGGAGCTGATTAAAGAAGCTTTTGGAAGCGACTGTACTTTTAAGATCAGCCCTGACATCCATATCGGCGGTATCCGCGCCTACAACCCTGAAATGGGTATTTCGGCGGATGAAACGCTTGATTCCATGTTGGAGGATCAGCGCGAGTGGTTTGAAGAAAACTCGGGAATGGCTGTAGTCTGA